In one window of Deltaproteobacteria bacterium DNA:
- a CDS encoding lipocalin family protein — MFSKLTAGFLSFATVFVGANLVHGKNAVDELETVDSVDLDRYLGKWYEIARLNEAEQDNCTATTAEYSRNGDGSVKVLNSCRLFNPERGFLKTVTGKAVPADATNSKLLVEFRAGGPQGNYWIIELDADYQWAVVGEPSRSAFFVLSRSRTMDEALLGDILQRATSKHGYDLSNLIRTRHPAH; from the coding sequence ATGTTTAGCAAGCTAACTGCTGGTTTTTTGAGTTTTGCCACCGTGTTCGTCGGTGCTAACCTAGTGCACGGCAAAAATGCCGTTGACGAACTTGAGACAGTAGATAGTGTGGATTTAGACCGATACCTCGGTAAATGGTATGAAATTGCTAGACTCAATGAAGCGGAGCAGGATAATTGTACCGCTACCACTGCTGAATACAGTCGCAACGGGGATGGCTCGGTCAAGGTGTTAAATAGCTGCCGGCTATTCAATCCGGAACGCGGGTTTTTGAAAACGGTCACAGGGAAGGCCGTGCCGGCAGATGCTACAAACAGTAAGCTTTTGGTGGAATTTAGAGCGGGTGGGCCGCAGGGCAACTATTGGATCATCGAACTCGATGCTGATTATCAATGGGCGGTGGTCGGTGAGCCGAGCAGGTCGGCGTTCTTCGTGCTCAGTCGCTCCCGCACCATGGACGAGGCGCTTTTGGGAGATATCCTCCAAAGAGCCACGTCCAAGCACGGGTATGATCTGTCAAACCTGATCCGGACGCGGCATCCTGCTCATTGA